In the genome of Coraliomargarita algicola, one region contains:
- a CDS encoding SDR family NAD(P)-dependent oxidoreductase — translation MKLAKQFDLSGRSALVTGSTRGIGRAIALALAEAGANIALHGTSDSERVQKVRDEVLAHGVQCTVVLKNLADDDAADYLHAQVNEAFGQLDILVTNASVQLPKPWLEGNRQDFELQVNVNLRCTYELIQRVAPDMVERGWGRILTVGSVQESKPHPDMLIYAATKCAQTSLAQNLAKQLGPSGVTVNNLAPGVIGTDRNIPRLADENYKQFVLGKIPVGRIGTPEDCAATALLLCSNAGAYITGQNIYVDGGMSL, via the coding sequence ATGAAACTCGCCAAGCAATTTGATTTAAGTGGACGCAGTGCTTTAGTCACAGGCTCCACCCGCGGCATTGGTCGCGCCATCGCCTTGGCATTGGCCGAGGCGGGAGCCAACATCGCACTCCACGGCACAAGCGACTCTGAGCGCGTGCAAAAGGTCCGCGACGAAGTGCTCGCCCACGGAGTCCAATGCACCGTGGTTCTAAAGAATTTGGCTGACGATGACGCGGCAGACTATCTTCACGCGCAAGTCAATGAAGCCTTCGGTCAGCTCGACATCCTTGTGACTAACGCCTCCGTACAGTTGCCCAAACCATGGCTCGAAGGCAATCGCCAGGACTTTGAGTTGCAGGTCAATGTCAACCTACGCTGCACCTATGAGCTAATCCAGCGCGTAGCCCCAGACATGGTAGAACGTGGCTGGGGGCGCATCCTCACTGTCGGCAGCGTACAAGAGAGCAAACCGCATCCGGACATGCTGATCTACGCCGCAACGAAATGCGCGCAAACCAGCTTAGCACAGAATCTAGCAAAACAACTCGGCCCCTCTGGCGTCACTGTCAACAACCTCGCTCCCGGGGTGATCGGAACAGACCGCAACATCCCTCGCCTCGCCGATGAAAACTATAAGCAATTCGTGCTGGGAAAAATCCCGGTCGGCCGCATCGGGACTCCCGAAGATTGCGCCGCTACCGCACTTCTGCTCTGCAGCAATGCAGGTGCCTACATCACCGGCCAAAATATCTACGTCGATGGCGGAATGAGCCTGTAA
- a CDS encoding sulfatase yields MSIKSYLSILLASATIYIPQIALEAAQLAPNVLFIAVDDLKPMIGAYGDRTILTPQIDRLAARGTTFLNNHCQVAVCGPSRASLLTGLRPDTTQVYDLKTKMRDIHPDILTLPQHFKNNGYETVGMGKIFDPRCVDGRQYQDRPSWSVPFMYHYGKVESAAGFVNTKTIEWFRSQKDANGKAIPEWNIKGIPPVEGSEAVPDNAYSDGAMAEAAVEWIDKLAGADKPYFLAVGFHKPHLPFVAPKKYWDLYERDQFNVAAYQTAPAGTPEFTLQPGYEIRGKYDVPRQGTFPDDLQLELIHGYHACVSYIDAQIGKLLDALEASGEADNTIIVLWGDHGWHLGDHSMWCKHSVYEQATRSPLILVAPEQQQRGSFVQSPTEFTDLFPTLCDLAGLEHPEVLEGISLSSLLDEPEGRVRNVAMSQYARKAGRHDLVGYSFRSHRFRYTEWRIATGPGKKGDGPVYARELYDYVLDPLETRNLIEDLSNSRQLKQMEFEAKTLLEANGIMTVR; encoded by the coding sequence ATGTCAATTAAGTCATACCTCTCAATACTGTTAGCAAGCGCTACAATTTACATTCCTCAAATAGCGCTTGAGGCGGCCCAATTAGCGCCTAACGTTCTTTTCATTGCAGTCGACGATTTGAAGCCGATGATCGGAGCGTATGGGGATCGCACGATATTGACTCCCCAGATAGATCGCTTAGCCGCACGAGGGACAACTTTTTTGAACAACCATTGCCAAGTGGCGGTCTGTGGACCTTCACGGGCTAGTTTACTGACAGGATTGCGGCCAGATACGACTCAGGTTTACGATTTGAAAACGAAGATGCGTGATATCCATCCCGACATTCTGACATTGCCACAACATTTTAAAAACAACGGTTATGAAACGGTCGGGATGGGGAAGATATTTGATCCTCGCTGTGTGGATGGTCGTCAGTATCAGGATCGACCATCGTGGTCGGTGCCATTCATGTATCACTACGGTAAGGTCGAGTCAGCGGCAGGGTTCGTTAATACGAAGACGATCGAGTGGTTTCGCTCGCAGAAAGATGCCAATGGTAAAGCAATACCTGAGTGGAATATCAAAGGCATACCGCCCGTTGAGGGAAGTGAAGCGGTGCCGGACAATGCCTACAGCGATGGAGCAATGGCTGAGGCTGCGGTCGAATGGATTGATAAACTTGCTGGAGCTGATAAACCTTATTTCCTCGCCGTGGGGTTTCATAAACCGCACCTGCCTTTTGTTGCTCCAAAAAAGTATTGGGATCTCTATGAGCGGGATCAGTTCAATGTGGCGGCTTATCAAACTGCTCCCGCAGGCACGCCAGAGTTTACCCTGCAACCTGGTTATGAAATTCGTGGGAAATATGACGTGCCGCGTCAGGGGACGTTTCCCGATGATCTGCAGCTAGAACTGATTCATGGCTATCATGCCTGTGTCAGTTACATCGATGCTCAAATCGGTAAATTGCTCGATGCGCTCGAAGCCTCCGGTGAGGCCGATAACACAATTATTGTGCTTTGGGGAGACCATGGCTGGCACTTGGGGGATCATTCAATGTGGTGCAAGCACTCCGTTTACGAACAAGCGACCCGCTCTCCATTGATTCTCGTAGCACCCGAGCAGCAACAGCGAGGCAGCTTTGTGCAATCCCCCACCGAGTTCACTGATCTGTTTCCGACTCTCTGCGACCTGGCCGGCTTGGAACACCCGGAAGTTTTAGAAGGTATCAGCTTGTCATCCTTATTGGACGAGCCTGAGGGCCGAGTGCGCAATGTGGCGATGAGCCAGTATGCTCGGAAGGCTGGGAGGCATGATTTGGTCGGATATAGCTTTAGAAGTCACAGATTTCGTTATACGGAGTGGCGTATTGCTACTGGCCCAGGTAAAAAAGGGGATGGGCCTGTCTATGCGCGCGAACTTTATGATTATGTCTTAGATCCATTAGAAACTAGAAACTTGATCGAAGACCTCAGCAATTCGCGTCAGTTGAAACAGATGGAATTTGAAGCTAAAACGCTCCTTGAAGCTAATGGAATAATGACCGTGCGTTGA
- a CDS encoding mandelate racemase/muconate lactonizing enzyme family protein produces MTHPHHNKALSEVDPSTLKITDMRFADIDGAPKRCTLIKLYTNQGLVGYGEVRDASSRTYAAMLKSRIIGENPCNVEKIFRRIKQFGGHSRQGGGVSGIELACWDLAGKAWGVPVWQLLGGKYRDQIRIYCDTDSEGGGRDMGKALRARMDLGFTYLKMDLGLELLIDQPGCLSAPLGFLEKMKEYKKTVFSTPGGSIDPRAMRGEAYDLFNTAHPFTGIHLTEKGLDYLEQYMADVRAEIGYEIPLAIDHLGHIPLEDCIKLAKRLEKFNLAWMEDPIPWQMTEQYTRLANATTVPIGTGEDIYLKENFMPLFESGNLAIVHPDVLSTGGILETKKIGDLAEDYGVSMAIHMAESPIACMAAVHVAAATRNFIALEVHSVDIPWWEDLALGLPKPLINNGYIQVPTTPGLGIEALNEELIAEKLHPDFPEAWAPTNEWDKEWANDRQWS; encoded by the coding sequence CAACCAAGGTTTGGTCGGCTACGGCGAGGTGCGCGATGCGTCCAGCCGCACCTACGCGGCGATGCTGAAGAGCCGGATCATCGGCGAGAATCCCTGCAATGTGGAGAAGATCTTCCGTCGTATCAAACAATTCGGAGGGCATTCACGTCAGGGTGGCGGCGTGAGTGGCATCGAGCTGGCGTGCTGGGACTTAGCCGGCAAGGCTTGGGGCGTCCCCGTTTGGCAGTTATTAGGAGGTAAATACCGCGATCAAATCCGGATCTATTGCGACACCGACTCCGAAGGTGGCGGGCGCGACATGGGCAAGGCCCTGCGAGCTCGCATGGATCTGGGCTTCACCTATCTCAAAATGGATCTAGGGCTAGAGCTTCTGATTGACCAGCCGGGTTGCCTAAGCGCACCACTTGGTTTTCTGGAGAAGATGAAAGAATACAAGAAAACGGTTTTCAGCACACCGGGCGGCTCCATCGATCCACGCGCGATGCGCGGTGAAGCCTACGATCTGTTTAATACGGCCCACCCCTTCACAGGAATTCATCTCACCGAAAAAGGCTTGGATTATCTGGAACAATACATGGCCGATGTGCGTGCTGAGATTGGCTATGAAATCCCACTGGCCATCGATCACCTCGGGCACATTCCACTGGAAGACTGCATTAAGCTGGCCAAGCGCCTGGAGAAATTCAATCTAGCTTGGATGGAAGATCCCATTCCGTGGCAAATGACCGAGCAATACACACGTCTTGCGAACGCCACCACTGTCCCCATCGGCACCGGTGAAGACATTTACTTAAAGGAAAACTTCATGCCGCTATTCGAGTCCGGCAATCTGGCAATCGTCCACCCCGACGTGCTCTCCACAGGGGGTATTTTGGAAACCAAAAAGATAGGAGATCTGGCCGAGGATTACGGCGTCTCCATGGCGATCCATATGGCGGAAAGCCCCATTGCCTGTATGGCCGCAGTACACGTGGCCGCCGCCACCCGCAACTTCATCGCGCTGGAAGTACACTCGGTCGACATCCCCTGGTGGGAAGATTTAGCCCTCGGCCTGCCCAAACCTCTCATCAACAACGGATACATCCAAGTACCAACGACTCCCGGCCTAGGGATCGAAGCGCTCAACGAGGAGCTCATTGCCGAAAAGCTTCACCCCGACTTCCCCGAAGCATGGGCCCCGACCAACGAGTGGGACAAAGAATGGGCCAACGATCGTCAATGGAGCTAA
- a CDS encoding RraA family protein translates to MSKQMQVDKLKQIRDNVEKIELSIPLEELCERYEKLYTGAVNDVLREMCLPYQALPSSIMPLRDEMVVCGEAFTVKAVKDPTMSGEMELRVEMLDDLRPGHVVIWNANANGIEQPSHWGGVMTQASMKRGCRGAIIDGGIRDTKDILSQNFPIWYRYRTSSGALSHTKVVAYQVPIFVGEVIVRPGDILLADIDGGLVIPRKIAVAVLERAEQIERNEGEIKEWVAAGLTAEEIHDRGGYF, encoded by the coding sequence ATGAGTAAGCAAATGCAAGTCGATAAGCTCAAACAAATCCGCGATAACGTGGAAAAAATAGAGCTCAGCATCCCACTCGAAGAGCTCTGCGAGCGCTACGAAAAACTCTACACAGGAGCCGTCAACGACGTCCTACGTGAAATGTGCCTGCCCTACCAAGCCCTGCCTTCCAGCATTATGCCACTGCGCGATGAAATGGTCGTCTGTGGCGAAGCCTTCACAGTCAAGGCAGTCAAAGATCCCACGATGAGTGGCGAAATGGAACTGCGCGTAGAAATGCTCGACGACCTTCGTCCCGGCCACGTTGTCATTTGGAATGCCAACGCCAATGGCATCGAACAGCCCTCTCATTGGGGCGGAGTCATGACTCAAGCCTCTATGAAACGTGGCTGCCGTGGTGCCATCATCGACGGCGGCATTCGGGACACCAAAGACATCCTTAGTCAGAATTTCCCCATCTGGTATCGCTATCGCACCAGTTCCGGAGCGCTCTCTCACACGAAGGTGGTCGCCTATCAAGTCCCCATTTTTGTAGGCGAAGTCATCGTCAGACCAGGCGACATCCTCCTCGCTGACATCGACGGCGGCCTCGTCATCCCTCGCAAGATCGCAGTCGCGGTCTTGGAACGTGCCGAACAAATCGAGCGCAACGAAGGCGAGATCAAAGAATGGGTCGCAGCCGGCCTCACAGCCGAAGAAATTCATGACCGCGGAGGCTACTTTTGA